In Thermothelomyces thermophilus ATCC 42464 chromosome 4, complete sequence, a single genomic region encodes these proteins:
- a CDS encoding polysaccharide lyase family 20 protein (CAZy_ID 267985): MELRALFFALLAAQPTVWAKQIFTNRGTLDGWGGKQTEHKGEIKEVSDVFYDQPPALVMTQTYDKSYTGRYHSEVRVLNAYKHGDTRFYGFAFRLPPDWQFEPAQSYDLAQFIAPFDQCDSYMPSTMFWAEGTKLFTRLKTGSVCNQKTTKLPLNVTLTAGEWHKVIIEARWASDSTGYFRLSYDGEQVVDVQNVATTVSEDVPFQFRVGLYANGWHDDNGMKGTQGFRQVFYDKIAIATTEKEADPDSW; the protein is encoded by the coding sequence ATGGAACTTCGCGCCCTTTTTTTCGCCCTCCTCGCGGCGCAGCCTACGGTGTGGGCAAAGCAGATCTTCACGAATCGGGGCACTTTGGATGGCTGGGGCGGTAAACAAACCGAGCACAAGGGCGAGATCAAAGAAGTCAGCGATGTCTTTTACGACCAGCCTCCGGCGCTGGTCATGACGCAGACGTACGACAAGTCCTACACGGGCCGGTACCACTCCGAGGTCCGCGTTTTGAATGCCTACAAGCACGGCGACACGCGCTTTTACGGCTTTGCCTTCCGCCTCCCGCCCGACTGGCAGTTTGAACCAGCGCAGAGCTACGACCTGGCCCAATTCATCGCGCCGTTCGACCAGTGCGACTCGTACATGCCCAGTACCATGTTCTGGGCCGAAGGCACAAAGCTCTTCACCCGCCTGAAAACCGGGAGCGTCTGCAATCAGAAGACCACGAAACTGCCGCTGAACGTGACGCTTACTGCCGGCGAATGGCACAAGGTGATCATCGAGGCACGCTGGGCGAGCGACTCCACGGGGTACTTCCGACTGTCGTATGACGGGGAGCAGGTTGTTGACGTGCAGAACGTCGCTACCACCGTCTCCGAAGACGTCCCGTTCCAGTTCCGTGTCGGCCTGTATGCCAATGGTTGGCACGACGACAATGGGATGAAGGGCACTCAAGGATTCCGCCAGGTGTTTTATGACAAGATTGCAATCGCCACGACCGAGAAAGAGGCAGACCCCGACTCGTGGTAA
- a CDS encoding 2OG-Fe(II) oxygenase-like protein, translated as MTDAPETVEWQGRQVPVWPMRTIDYSRLLSQDPSEVDKVVKACLEEGYFQLDLDNIDGRRVLEDREEVLKLMYRFFEAPLEAKNEYGLIDSHLGYEPVGNRTGAFGAGTKDGYEMLKVSRDEIQQGSPRVPSPIKNSGDLRILERAIGGCNTVTKVILSALSTGMGLTGKDRFENSHRNDRPSTTTLSMMHYLPAVKTGQDKIGHQKHTDISSLTLLFSDQWGLQIRPPGECGAREMGFVRPKPGCAFVHVGDSLRFASGMKFQSCIHRVVPFNPTEHRYSIAYFLRAEDDTMFQDSEGRWVTAKEWHDQKFKAFTDPPVWQALAPKSMILGGMKEDGADDPEPVAPFVPAVAKETLVQG; from the coding sequence ATGACTGACGCTCCGGAGACCGTTGAGTGGCAGGGTAGGCAGGTCCCTGTCTGGCCCATGAGGACCATTGACTATAGCCGGCTGCTCTCCCAGGACCCTTCTGAGGTGGACAAGGTGGTCAAGGCCTGTCTCGAGGAAGGGTACTTCCAGCTGGACCTCGACAACATCGATGGTCGCCGGGTGCTCGAGGACCGCGAGGAGGTCCTCAAGCTCATGTACCGCTTCTTCGAAGCGCCTCTCGAGGCCAAGAACGAGTACGGCCTGATTGACTCCCACCTCGGCTACGAGCCGGTGGGCAACCGCACCGGTGCCTTCGGCGCCGGCACCAAGGACGGATACGAGATGCTCAAGGTCTCGCGCGACGAGATCCAGCAGGGTAGCCCCCGGGTGCCGTCGCCCATCAAGAACAGCGGCGACCTCCGCATCCTGGAGCGGGCCATCGGCGGCTGCAACACCGTCACCAAGGTCATCCTGTCGGCTCTCTCGACCGGCATGGGCCTGACCGGTAAGGACCGGTTCGAGAACTCGCATCGCAACGACCGTCCGTCGACCACGACGCTCTCCATGATGCACTACCTCCCCGCCGTGAAGACGGGCCAGGACAAGATTGGGCACCAGAAGCACACCGACATCAGCTCCCTGACCCTGCTCTTCAGCGACCAGTGGGGCCTCCAGATCCGCCCTCCCGGAGAGTGCGGCGCCCGCGAGATGGGCTTTGTCCGCCCCAAGCCCGGGTGCGCCTTCGTGCACGTCGGCGACTCGCTGCGGTTCGCTAGCGGCATGAAGTTCCAGTCGTGCATCCACCGCGTCGTCCCATTCAACCCGACCGAGCACCGCTACTCGATCGCCTACTTCCTCCGGGCCGAGGACGACACCATGTTCCAGGACAGCGAGGGGCGGTGGGTGACTGCCAAGGAGTGGCACGACCAGAAGTTCAAGGCCTTCACGGACCCGCCGGTCTGGCAGGCCCTGGCTCCCAAGTCCATGATCCTGGGAGGCATGAAGGAGGATGGTGCGGACGACCCGGAGCCGGTGGCGCCTTTCGTCCCGGCAGTTGCCAAGGAAACACTTGTTCAGGGGTGA